Below is a genomic region from Triticum dicoccoides isolate Atlit2015 ecotype Zavitan chromosome 5A, WEW_v2.0, whole genome shotgun sequence.
TGTATAGTATAAAACAATTGAATGAgagctttgagaaattgttgacttGGTCAAAATCGGGTGACCCAATTTCAATTGGACATTTCAATTGATTGTAAGGCATTTTACTCCTAGGGAGCTTAGTGATATAGTAGATGTTTCTCGTGGGCTCACACTATTGGGTACTCGCtttataaactaatataagaccgtTTATAAGATCACTAAATATATATTCCCTTTTCAAAGAAAAAATCCCTAAATATTTTTGTTGCCGGTTGACATTAttgagtactccctctgtaaactgatATAAGACCACTCATATTagttttacggagggagtacatgattctGGTTACTAACTCTACAGGGGTTTATAAGCAGGACGGATTTTAGGTGGTCAATTTCATGTATCTGTGTTTACAAGTTTATATTAGGTTGTCATTTAACGAGTGCAAAATTGGCATATGTCGCAACAAATATATCACTGAATTCGTCGGCAAATAAAGTTTCCAAACATATGCTTTTTAAAGCACATTACACACATTCATAGTGGCATAATCTTTAGTTAAACTGACGATCTAAGTCCAAGCTACTACCTGATCTTTTTTCCATCTTTTTGCCTAAAAGAGCCAGTACATCATCGAGGGAATCTGCAAAACTAAATAGAACATACCATTGTGCAAAGTTTAGTGGAACAACAAAAGTTCAagttcaggctttcagcctttcagTTTGTAGCTCTGCATAGATAGCTAGCTGTGTGCATCCAGCATTACTGACATGATATCTGTATATGTAACCAGAATATTTATGTATTCGCAACAGGTAGAAACAAACAAAATACAGGACACTTGATCACACGTTACGATCCTCACGTACAGATTACAGCAGAGATCGAACAACTTGTACGTTGGTGACTCTGGGCAGTTTGTGACTGACAAGGCGACATCTGCCAAGTTGTGTATCGTACATTACCAAATGGACTATTATACACATGTCAGCACATCGATTCTCTTTTACGACCTCACTTTGGCGAGCCTTTCTCTTATCTTTTCtagatcatcatcgtcgtcatcaacgGATTCCGCTACAGCAGTTCTCTGCACACGGTGAAAAGATTCTTGTGAGGCGTTTGCAATGTTCAAGAAAGCAATAAGCGTAAGCGGAGCGGAAGGCCACAGCTTAGAGCAATGGCCACTTAAGCGCAGCTTAATCAGGATTAAGCGTTTTTTGAAAATTGGCCAGAATTTGGCTGTTTTTGAATAATATGCACAAGAAAACAGGAAATATAGCACATAAGTAACTGAAAATCTGAAACAGCATATAAGGTTGAGGTTCAGTGGTTCACACAACACAACAAATAGCCAAATAACACATAAGGATAGGTTCAGTGGTTCACACAGCAAGCATAAATGCATAATATTGTCTTAGAGCATATGAGATAATGGCAGCTGcaggcaagcagcagcagcagcagcagccaaacaacagCCCCAGCCCCAGCCCAAGCAGTAGTTCAGATCCTAGTTCAGATCCACTCAGGGGACGAAGAGGAAGAATGCATGGAGCTGAGTTGGATGCAGAACAGGAGCAGCCGCCACTGGAGCTCTCTTCTCCCCCCGCCCCTCCTAACCCAGTAAACCCTAGCCGAACAGACCAGTATTGGGCCAGGCCTTNNNNNNNNNNNNNNNNNNNNNNNNNNNNNNNNNNNNNNNNNNNNNNNNNNNNNNNNNNNNNNNNNNNNNNNNNNNNNNNNNNNNNNNNNNNNNNNNNNNNNNNNNNNNNNNNNNNNNNNNNNNNNNNNNNNNNNNNNNNNNNNNCTCCAGCCCGTGGCCCATTCCTCGCGTTTTAAAGACTTAAGCGCGCTCAGCGACCGCTTAGCCAGCACTCAGCGCTAAAGCGGCCGCTAAATCCCTCCTTTTTTCGCTTAACGCTAAAACTTCCACCTAGGGCAGAAGCACGCTTAAGCGGCACCTGAAAACGCTTTCTTGAAAATTGCAAAATGTGCAGGGCAAGCATGGGTTGTATTGTATTACCTGTGCAGGTTCGCTTGTCGAAGGTTGTGTGACCTTCTCTTTTTGTTTGCGGACAGCGTCAGGAAGCTGAGACGCAGTCTCCCCGGCGATTGCAGAGAGGACCTTATCAACCTCCTCCTCGatctcctcctccatgccctcatcGTCCAGTGCTGAATCCATGGCATCATTTACCATCTCTTCCATCACGCCGGCCTGCATTACAGCAACCACTTAGCAAGAACCAGTGCCAGTACAAAACACAAGAGAGACCTTCAAACAAGGTCTTTTGATATATACCTTTGTCATCTCTTTGCTGAATTCCTGCATGGTAACAGCAATTTCTGGGGCCTTCATGAGGTTGTTGACAAGCTTCATCACTTCGGTGCTCTTAGACAAATGTCCTACTGTCCTGGTAGTAGCTATAAGATTACAAAGCACAGCGTGTCGTTAGTACAAACCTTCACTTCAGAATGAAACGAAAGAAGCTGATTCTACTTCTCCATAAGCTAAGCCATGCCATAATAACTTCTAGGCAAGCACCTAGGAGTGGTACAGGTTCGTTTCAGTTCAAGTCAAAGAATTTTTAGGCAATACCACTTGCAAGTATGCTGTCTGGTATTGTATTCACAAGCAAATAAGTATAACAACCAGCTAGGAACAAAATCTGCATATTAATGTGCACATTATTACCGTTCCTNNNNNNNNNNNNNNNNNNNNNNNNNNNNNNNNNNNNNNNNNNNNNNNNNNNNNNNNNNNNNNNNNNNNNNNNNNNNNNNNNNNNNNNNNNNNNNNNNNNNNNNNNNNNNNNNNNNNNNNNNNNNNNNNNNNNNNNNNNNNNNNNNNNNNNNNNNNNNNNNNNNNNNNNNNNNNNNNNNNNNNNNNNNNNNNNNNNNNNNNNNNNNNNNNNNNACTTGAAGCCAATACAACAGAGGTTAATTTTGCACCTAGGTGTGGAATTTCAGCCACAACTATGAAGATCAACATAGTTGTTTAGAAAGGAAGCGCCTAGGTGTGGGATTTCAGCCACAAGTGAACAACACACTGTATTTGGATGCTATCTATACCAGTAAGTGGCACATGCTTTGCACAATAATGGCTTGCACATCCGACGATTCATATTGGCATTTTGTAAagtataaaacatgcatgatatatATGCAGCAACTGGTTGAAAGAATTGTGTATGCTTATACCCACTTTATTATGTATTATTTTCTTTCTGAGACTTCTACAATAGCTTTTTTTATAACGTTTCCGGTAGCTTTTTAGAACATCATTTACAAAAATACAGTGTGGAACCTGGGTCTAGACGCACACAAATTGAACaatatttaaaaaaaatagtcaaatatttttgaaactttttgaaaacatAAATGGTCTAGCATAAGTCATGGTAAAAGTTTTACGACATAATGATTTACGACGTATTTCGAGCAAAATACAACATAATAAATACTATATAAATGTTCCTATTCACGGTTTTTGTAGCTGCACTTTTGTTTTTTCGCTCAGAATATGACATAGTTTATTTTCTCCCGATTCTTTAAACGTGGATATTATGCTAGCTAGGCTATGTTTGTCACACACAAAATTCACATTTTTTGCctttttgttatttttttaattttctttaacATAATCTGGTGAAAAAGAACGCCCTTTCTGGACTCTGCGCCTGTCCTTCTAGGCGTCCCTCGAACTCTCATGTCTTCTCTCAGATCCGCCACACACTCACAGCTTCTTCAAATCTTCTCCACTACCGCCATCGTTCCTGATTTTGCATGTCACCTTGCGGCCGCTCAATGGATCAGACTGTGGGTTCCCAGGCCTACCAGTCAGTTGTCGCTGCTGTAGGCTGTAGCCACAGCTTCTCCAGCCTCCTCTAATCCACCATGGCTTTTGGCTAATGCCACGGCCTCGAATGCTTTCGTCAGAAGACCGGAACAAAATTACACCAGCTTTGGATGAAGCGCTTGGGAGAAAGGTGGGTGATGGCAAGGAGGCGAGGCCGTGAAGGCAGGAGATAGGGAACCTGGAAGGCGAGTTTGATGGATAGGGAGACAGGTGTGACTCACAGCCGTTGGATGCCAAAACCAACAGCTCACATTGTAAGGATTTGCCAGACCCTGTCCACTGGATGTGCAAATCTGATGGCCTAGATTCAAAGTTATTCCCATGCTATATAGTGTATAGATATAAATTAGTACAGAATGATACGAGGTAGACGGTGTTTGCTACTGACGATCTCGCCGAGGTGCACAGTTGTTTAGAAAGGAAGCAGATTTGGCCGAGCCAATTTTCAGTGTTTGCATAGCATCATGAACAGCAGCTGTAAATTACGTGTCACtaccatactactccctccgttccaaaatagatgacctaactttgtactaaagttgagtcatctattttgaaacggagggagtagaatgctaGCTGGAAAGATAAAAGGTAGGCGCTGCCCAATACCGACAATCGCACACTTGACTGAACCAGATTTTCAGAGTTTGTAATAGCAACATGAGCAGCAGCTGTAAATTGTTAAATGCTGCCAAACTAGAATGCTATACAGAATGATACGAGGCAGGCAGCGTCCATTACCGACGATCTCGCCGAGGTGCATGGAGATGGAGTTGAGCTGGGCCTTGTTCTCGTAGAGGCGGTTGACCGCCTTCCTCGACTGCACCAGCTCCTTGGCCAGCGCCTTGAGGAAGAAGCATCACCAGCAGAGGAAACAAAATCAGTAAATCCGCCGCACAGTCCAGCAGCCCAAATCGATCGACGGCGCAGAGTAGGATATGTACCTTGGCGGATCCCATGTCGCCGCGCTTGGCGGCGTCCCGGATGGCCTTCTccaccttcttctcctccttctgcacgtctgcgcccccaaacccaaacccaaaccaaaATCCACCATCAGTTGACCTTCTAGAGACCCAGCTTGGATCGaatcggggagagggagaggggaggggggagggggaccTCGGATCTGGCGCTCGATGTTGCGGCCCTCGTTGCGGAGGCGGCGCTGCCATTCGCGCAGCTGCTGCTGCGGCGTCGGCTTCGGCTTCAGGAGGCTCT
It encodes:
- the LOC119304358 gene encoding vacuolar protein sorting-associated protein 24 homolog 1-like: MEAVKSLLKPKPTPQQQLREWQRRLRNEGRNIERQIRDVQKEEKKVEKAIRDAAKRGDMGSAKALAKELVQSRKAVNRLYENKAQLNSISMHLGEIVATTRTVGHLSKSTEVMKLVNNLMKAPEIAVTMQEFSKEMTKAGVMEEMVNDAMDSALDDEGMEEEIEEEVDKVLSAIAGETASQLPDAVRKQKEKVTQPSTSEPAQRTAVAESVDDDDDDLEKIRERLAKVRS